A stretch of the Arvicola amphibius chromosome 8, mArvAmp1.2, whole genome shotgun sequence genome encodes the following:
- the LOC119821814 gene encoding vomeronasal type-1 receptor 90-like: MFPSNTILGGFLVSLLCVGVIGNSLLFMLYVYSFLVRSRFRRPIDPIFIHLVIVNMLTVIFAMISYIMSSFGVRHFLDDAGCKAVLYVFRVTRGLSICTTSILSTFQAITIIPSNSKWAWLKPKLSMWTCCSFLFSWLINLLIYVHVIETVVAKINHTDVGDGYYHVFCKIRLPYFRTKELFLGVIITGDVLFMIIMMLTSFYMVTLLYKHHKGAQHLRSRSLSCKTSPEHRATLSILLLVSCFVIFYWLNNFITLYGFYTHERLPILGVIVVIVSSFYPTFCPFLLMSNNKIISQFISSLSILRITCFQRAFGG; the protein is encoded by the coding sequence ATGTTTCCAAGCAACACCATCTTGGGGGGGTTCCTCGTATCCCTGCTCTGTGTGGGTGTCATAGGGAACTCACTGCTCTTCATGCTGTATGTGTACAGCTTCTTAGTCAGATCCCGCTTTAGAAGACCTATTGATCCCATTTTCATACACCTGGTGATTGTCAACATGTTGACAGTCATATTTGCTATGATATCATATATCATGTCATCCTTTGGAGTCAGACACTTTCTGGATGATGCTGGCTGTAAGGCAGTTTTATATGTGTTCAGAGTCACCCGGGGTTTGTCCATCTGCACTACCTCCATTCTAAGCACGTTCCAAGCCATCACCATCATTCCCAGTAACtctaagtgggcatggcttaAGCCTAAACTCTCTATGTGGACGTGTTgctccttcctgttttcctggCTCATCAACCTGCTCATATATGTGCACGTCATTGAGACTGTGGTAGCTAAAATCAATCACACTGATGTTGGTGATGGATATTATCATGTTTTCTGTAAAATAAGACTACCCTATTTCCGCACTAAGGAATTATTCCTGGGTGTTATCATAACAGGAGACGTTCTCTTTATGATCATCATGATGTTGACCAGTTTCTATATGGTGACTCTCCTTTACAAACATCACAAGGGAGCCCAGCATCTCCGTAGCCGAAGCCTCTCCTGCAAGACATCTCCTGAGCACAGAGCCACTCTCAGCATCTTGCTGCTGGTGagctgttttgtgattttttattGGTTGAACAATTTCATCACCCTTTATGGGTTTTATACACATGAAAGATTACCAATATTGGGGGTAATTGTTGTAATTGTGTCGTCATTCTACCCTACTTTCTGCCCATTTTTACTAAtgagcaataataaaataatttcacagtttatttcttctttatcaaTACTGAGAATTACCTGTTTTCAAAGAGCATTTGGTGGATGA